In one window of Pseudomonas chlororaphis subsp. chlororaphis DNA:
- the serB gene encoding phosphoserine phosphatase SerB, producing the protein MREIVLINITGEDRPGLTAAITGVLAQGGVNILDIGQAVIHDTLSFGILVEIPDNEQSSSVLKDILFTAYELDQQVRFTPVSEEDYQQWVGGQGKKRHIVTLLTRKVTAEQLQRVSSITAKYGLNIDHIDRLSGRMPLDTPADKGKGCIEFSVRGEAADPQALRAEFLSVAQELNVDIAFQEDSLFRRNRRLAVFDMDSTLIEAEVIDELAKAAGVGDRVAEITERAMAGELDFRASFKERLALLQGLDIKVLDSIGASLRLTEGAETLFAELKRLGYKTAILSGGFTYFAKQLQAKLGIDYVFANELEVADGKVTGVAVEPIVDAQRKADLLRELAAKEGLRLEQTIAVGDGANDLPMLAIAGLGVAFRAKPLVKQSAKQAISTLGLDGVLYLLGFRDRDGQL; encoded by the coding sequence TTGCGCGAAATCGTCCTGATAAACATCACTGGTGAAGACCGTCCGGGTCTCACTGCGGCCATTACCGGCGTTCTGGCCCAAGGTGGTGTGAACATTCTCGACATCGGTCAGGCGGTGATTCACGACACTCTGTCGTTCGGTATCCTGGTTGAAATTCCGGACAACGAGCAGAGCTCGTCGGTGCTCAAGGACATTCTGTTCACTGCCTATGAGCTGGACCAGCAGGTCCGTTTCACGCCGGTTTCCGAAGAGGATTACCAGCAGTGGGTCGGTGGCCAGGGCAAGAAGCGCCATATCGTCACCTTGCTGACCCGCAAGGTCACGGCCGAGCAGTTGCAGCGCGTCAGTTCGATCACCGCCAAGTACGGCTTGAACATCGACCACATCGATCGCCTCTCCGGGCGCATGCCGCTGGACACCCCGGCCGACAAGGGCAAGGGTTGCATCGAGTTCTCCGTGCGTGGCGAAGCGGCCGATCCGCAGGCATTGCGTGCCGAGTTCCTCAGCGTCGCCCAGGAGCTGAACGTCGATATCGCCTTCCAGGAAGACTCGCTGTTCCGTCGCAACCGCCGCCTGGCGGTGTTCGACATGGACTCGACGCTGATCGAGGCGGAAGTCATCGATGAACTGGCCAAGGCGGCCGGCGTGGGGGACCGGGTGGCGGAAATCACCGAGCGGGCCATGGCCGGCGAGCTGGACTTCCGTGCCAGCTTCAAGGAGCGCCTGGCCTTGCTCCAGGGCCTGGACATCAAGGTGCTGGACTCCATCGGCGCATCGCTGCGCCTGACAGAAGGGGCCGAGACCCTGTTCGCCGAACTCAAGCGCTTGGGCTACAAGACCGCGATCCTCTCGGGTGGCTTCACCTACTTCGCCAAGCAGCTGCAGGCCAAGCTGGGGATCGACTACGTATTCGCCAACGAGCTGGAAGTGGCCGACGGCAAGGTGACCGGTGTTGCGGTCGAGCCGATTGTCGACGCCCAGCGCAAGGCCGATCTGCTGCGCGAGCTGGCCGCCAAGGAAGGTTTGCGCCTGGAGCAGACCATCGCGGTCGGCGACGGCGCCAACGACCTGCCGATGCTGGCGATTGCCGGCCTGGGCGTGGCCTTCCGCGCCAAGCCGCTGGTCAAGCAGTCGGCCAAGCAGGCGATTTCCACCCTGGGCCTGGATGGCGTGCTTTATCTGCTGGGCTTCCGCGATCGCGACGGCCAGCTCTGA
- the asd gene encoding archaetidylserine decarboxylase (Phosphatidylserine decarboxylase is synthesized as a single chain precursor. Generation of the pyruvoyl active site from a Ser is coupled to cleavage of a Gly-Ser bond between the larger (beta) and smaller (alpha chains). It is an integral membrane protein.), protein MKKRLFILSQYLLPHHLLSRLAGCIAECRVRWFKNAFTAWFAKRYQVDMSQALVEDLTAYEHFNAFFTRALKDGARPLDQTPGAILSPADGAVSQLGPIEHGRVFQAKGHSFSVLELLGGDSALAAPFMGGDFATIYLSPKDYHRVHMPLAGTLREMVYVPGRIFSVNQTTAENVPELFARNERVVCVFDTERGPMAVVLVGAMIVASIETVWAGLVTPPKRELKTVRYDEAARAPIHLEKGAELGRFKLGSTAIVLFGPEQVQWAEELAAGSPVQMGQGIGLAKA, encoded by the coding sequence ATGAAAAAGCGTTTGTTTATCCTCAGCCAGTACCTGCTGCCTCACCACCTGCTGTCGCGCCTGGCCGGCTGCATTGCCGAGTGCCGCGTGCGCTGGTTCAAGAATGCCTTCACCGCCTGGTTCGCCAAGCGTTATCAGGTGGACATGTCCCAAGCGCTGGTGGAAGACCTGACCGCCTATGAGCACTTCAACGCCTTCTTCACCCGCGCGTTGAAAGACGGTGCCCGCCCGCTGGACCAGACCCCGGGCGCGATCCTCAGCCCGGCCGACGGCGCGGTCAGCCAGCTTGGCCCGATCGAGCACGGTCGGGTATTCCAGGCCAAGGGCCACAGCTTCAGCGTGCTGGAACTGCTGGGTGGCGACTCGGCCCTGGCAGCCCCGTTCATGGGCGGCGATTTCGCCACCATCTACCTGTCGCCGAAGGACTACCACCGCGTGCACATGCCGCTGGCCGGCACCCTGCGGGAAATGGTCTACGTGCCGGGACGGATCTTCTCGGTCAACCAGACCACCGCGGAAAACGTGCCGGAGCTGTTCGCCCGCAACGAGCGCGTGGTATGCGTTTTCGATACCGAGCGCGGGCCGATGGCCGTGGTCCTGGTCGGCGCGATGATCGTGGCATCGATCGAAACCGTCTGGGCCGGCCTGGTGACTCCGCCCAAGCGCGAACTGAAAACCGTGCGCTACGACGAAGCCGCCCGCGCGCCGATCCACCTGGAAAAGGGCGCCGAATTGGGCCGTTTCAAGCTGGGTTCCACCGCGATCGTGCTGTTCGGGCCGGAGCAAGTGCAGTGGGCCGAAGAACTGGCGGCCGGCTCGCCGGTGCAGATGGGCCAGGGCATCGGCCTGGCCAAGGCCTGA
- the rhdA gene encoding thiosulfate sulfurtransferase → MPDFSGLPLVIEPSDLLPRLDARKLILVDLTSAARYAAGHIPGAHFVDPKRTQLGQAPAPGLMPPQAALEALFGELGHNPDAVYVVYDDEGGGWAGRFIWLLDVIGHSRYHYLDGGLLAWLADGLPVSNEVPAAVGGPVALTLHDEPTATREYLQSRLGAADLAIWDARGPLEYSGEKVLAAKGGHIPGAINFEWTAGMDQARNLRIRSDMPQILEQLGISKDKEVITHCQTHHRSGFTYLVAKALGYPRVKGYAGSWGEWGNHPDTPVEI, encoded by the coding sequence ATGCCTGACTTCTCTGGCTTGCCGCTGGTGATCGAGCCGAGCGACCTGCTCCCTCGCCTCGACGCCCGCAAACTGATTCTGGTGGACCTGACCAGCGCCGCCCGCTATGCCGCGGGCCATATCCCCGGCGCGCACTTCGTCGATCCCAAGCGTACCCAGCTCGGTCAGGCACCGGCGCCAGGGCTGATGCCGCCACAGGCGGCCCTTGAAGCCCTGTTCGGCGAACTGGGGCATAACCCGGACGCGGTCTACGTGGTCTATGACGATGAAGGCGGCGGCTGGGCCGGGCGCTTCATCTGGCTGCTGGATGTCATCGGCCACTCCCGTTACCACTACCTGGACGGCGGGCTGCTGGCCTGGCTGGCAGACGGCCTGCCGGTCTCGAATGAAGTCCCGGCGGCCGTCGGCGGCCCTGTCGCCCTGACCCTGCACGACGAACCGACCGCCACCCGCGAATACTTGCAAAGCCGTCTTGGCGCGGCCGACCTGGCGATCTGGGATGCACGCGGCCCCCTGGAATACTCGGGGGAGAAAGTCCTCGCCGCCAAGGGTGGGCACATTCCCGGTGCGATCAACTTCGAGTGGACGGCGGGCATGGACCAGGCGCGCAACCTGCGGATCCGCAGCGACATGCCGCAGATCCTCGAACAGCTCGGCATCAGCAAAGACAAAGAAGTGATCACCCACTGCCAGACTCACCATCGCTCTGGCTTCACCTATCTGGTGGCCAAGGCGCTCGGTTATCCGCGAGTCAAAGGCTATGCCGGTTCCTGGGGCGAATGGGGCAACCACCCTGACACGCCCGTAGAGATTTAA
- a CDS encoding HDOD domain-containing protein — translation MSNETTVPTTAPHSLESWIKLLDAVRLPVPQASHDRVCKAIRDNRSSLRDIADLMQDSPALALSVIREANRHTHGSMSEPAENLEVALNRLGLARTEELLARLPAQPEQEIPVGLRQLQLISQHATQQANGFFAGRLARLWQDIHWGSLLFLSPLWPLALAYPKLLEEWELRVVHKAEPAQEVEQELFGVGLLQLGQALVEVWHLPIWVQQGYRLLIDEQDQLVKALHIARDNAHPLHQRQCLDADPALQRWLNQPANSVLLANALALSAQESWTGPHCMRWQYLTSLYLQMPMDELQQQLHQQAAQSARHHRMPDLWHPAEALLWPWEARRVHRGELPVPAPTAEDLAKWRKQCSELLVEPSRFSNAMHLTTFARDALVACGMRRVMLLMVDRTRTQLRVHQIAGLPAPAMNLALTINQSSVLQRLLDAPAQVRLTPTNNAQFSARLPASLRTLFRGEHLLMRSVPSNGRVIMLIVADQGGQPFSEISVQAFGKTAQCIEKALHSFTNRSR, via the coding sequence ATGTCTAATGAAACGACAGTCCCAACTACCGCCCCCCACTCCCTCGAATCCTGGATAAAGCTGCTTGACGCGGTCCGCCTGCCGGTGCCGCAGGCCAGCCATGACCGAGTCTGCAAAGCCATCAGGGACAATCGCAGCTCATTGCGCGACATTGCCGACCTGATGCAGGACAGCCCCGCGCTGGCCTTGAGCGTGATTCGCGAAGCCAATCGCCACACCCACGGCAGCATGAGCGAGCCGGCCGAGAACCTCGAGGTCGCCCTCAACCGCCTGGGCCTGGCGCGTACCGAAGAGTTGCTCGCCCGCCTGCCCGCCCAGCCCGAGCAGGAGATCCCGGTCGGGCTGCGCCAGTTGCAACTGATCAGCCAGCACGCGACCCAACAGGCCAACGGTTTTTTCGCCGGGCGCCTGGCCAGGCTCTGGCAGGACATTCACTGGGGCAGCCTGCTGTTTCTCTCGCCGCTGTGGCCCTTGGCGCTGGCCTATCCAAAACTGCTCGAAGAGTGGGAGCTGCGTGTCGTCCATAAAGCCGAACCGGCCCAGGAGGTCGAGCAGGAACTGTTCGGCGTCGGCCTGCTTCAGTTGGGCCAGGCCCTGGTGGAGGTCTGGCACTTGCCGATCTGGGTACAGCAAGGCTACCGCCTGCTGATCGACGAGCAGGACCAGTTGGTCAAGGCCCTGCATATCGCCCGGGACAATGCCCATCCGCTGCACCAGCGACAATGCCTGGATGCCGATCCGGCCCTGCAGCGCTGGCTGAACCAACCGGCCAACAGCGTGCTGCTGGCCAACGCCCTGGCCCTGTCGGCGCAAGAGTCCTGGACCGGCCCGCACTGCATGCGCTGGCAATACCTGACCAGCCTGTACCTGCAAATGCCGATGGACGAACTGCAACAACAGTTGCACCAGCAAGCCGCGCAGAGTGCCCGACATCACCGCATGCCCGATCTGTGGCACCCGGCCGAGGCGCTGCTCTGGCCCTGGGAGGCCCGGCGCGTGCATCGCGGCGAGCTCCCGGTTCCCGCACCGACCGCAGAAGATCTGGCCAAGTGGCGCAAGCAATGCAGCGAATTGCTGGTGGAACCCAGCCGCTTCAGCAATGCCATGCACCTGACCACCTTTGCCCGCGACGCCCTGGTGGCGTGCGGCATGCGCCGGGTGATGCTGCTGATGGTCGACCGCACGCGGACCCAGTTACGCGTGCATCAGATCGCCGGGCTGCCTGCGCCCGCCATGAACCTGGCATTGACGATCAACCAGAGCAGCGTATTGCAAAGGCTGCTGGACGCTCCGGCGCAAGTGCGCCTGACGCCGACCAACAACGCCCAGTTCTCCGCCCGTCTGCCCGCCAGCCTGCGCACGCTGTTTCGTGGCGAGCACCTGCTGATGCGCTCGGTGCCCAGCAATGGCCGGGTAATCATGCTGATCGTCGCCGACCAGGGCGGCCAACCCTTCTCGGAAATCTCCGTACAGGCGTTCGGCAAGACCGCGCAGTGCATCGAAAAGGCCCTGCACAGCTTTACCAACCGCAGCCGCTGA
- the motA gene encoding flagellar motor stator protein MotA encodes MAKIIGIIVVFASVLGGYVLSHGKIAALIQPFEVLIIGGAALGAFLQANPGYMTMHVLKKSLGMFGSRFSQTFYLEVLGLIYEILNKSRREGMMAIEGDIEDAAASPIFAKYPSVLKDERMTAFICDYLRIMSSGNMAPHELEGLFDMELFSLKEDLEHPSHAVNGIADGMPGFGIVAAVLGIVVTMASLGDGDQKSIGLHVGAALVGTFFGILAAYGFFGPLAHSLAHDAKEELNVYEAIKASLVASASGMPPSLAVEFGRKVLYPAHRPSFAELEQAVRGR; translated from the coding sequence ATGGCTAAAATTATCGGCATCATCGTCGTGTTCGCGAGCGTGCTCGGCGGATACGTGCTTTCTCACGGCAAGATTGCCGCCCTGATCCAGCCTTTCGAGGTCTTGATTATCGGCGGCGCCGCGCTGGGGGCGTTCCTGCAGGCGAACCCCGGCTACATGACCATGCACGTGCTCAAGAAGTCCTTGGGGATGTTCGGTTCGCGTTTTTCCCAGACTTTCTACTTGGAAGTGCTGGGCCTGATCTACGAGATCCTCAACAAGAGCCGCCGCGAAGGCATGATGGCGATCGAGGGCGATATTGAAGACGCCGCCGCCAGCCCGATTTTCGCCAAGTACCCATCCGTGCTCAAAGACGAACGCATGACCGCGTTCATCTGTGACTACCTGCGCATCATGTCCTCCGGCAACATGGCTCCCCACGAGCTGGAAGGCCTGTTCGACATGGAGCTGTTCAGCCTCAAGGAAGACCTCGAACATCCGTCCCATGCGGTCAACGGCATCGCCGACGGCATGCCGGGTTTCGGTATCGTCGCGGCGGTACTGGGTATCGTGGTGACCATGGCATCCCTGGGCGATGGCGACCAGAAGTCCATCGGCCTGCACGTAGGTGCGGCGTTGGTCGGTACCTTCTTCGGTATTCTCGCGGCCTACGGCTTCTTCGGCCCGCTGGCTCATTCCCTGGCCCACGACGCCAAGGAAGAGCTGAACGTCTACGAAGCCATCAAGGCCTCCCTGGTGGCCTCGGCTTCCGGCATGCCGCCCTCGCTGGCCGTGGAGTTCGGGCGCAAGGTCCTGTATCCGGCGCACCGTCCGAGCTTCGCCGAGCTGGAACAAGCGGTTCGCGGTCGCTAA
- the motB gene encoding flagellar motor protein MotB, giving the protein MENNQPIIIKRVKRFAGGHHGGAWKIAFADFATAMMAFFLVLWLLSTATPEQKIAIAGYFKDPIGFSESGTPYIIDLGGSPELAPENTLNPEIKSQPQPDKVTVDTDQVESMAEQVERERLELLLQELQNKVEENPQLQKFKDQILFEITPDGLRIQIIDSENRPMFDSGSARLKPYFEDILLAMADTIKAVPNKISISGHTDAKPYSGTGDFGNWELSANRANAARRALVAGSYPDGQVARVVGYASSSLFDRKDPFNPINRRIDIVVLTKKAQRAIEGEVAPEAPAPTQGQGAPGEVPVDPNALPPEQEPLPAHELRERLNIFDDAAPKTEGPAAPAATPPAAQ; this is encoded by the coding sequence ATGGAAAACAATCAGCCGATTATCATCAAGCGCGTCAAGCGCTTTGCCGGCGGGCATCACGGCGGGGCATGGAAGATCGCCTTCGCCGACTTCGCCACGGCGATGATGGCGTTCTTCCTGGTGCTGTGGCTGCTGTCCACTGCCACCCCGGAACAGAAGATCGCCATTGCCGGTTACTTCAAGGACCCGATCGGCTTCTCGGAAAGCGGCACGCCCTACATCATCGACCTGGGCGGTTCTCCCGAGCTGGCGCCGGAAAACACCCTCAACCCGGAGATCAAGTCGCAGCCGCAACCGGACAAGGTCACGGTCGACACCGATCAGGTCGAGAGCATGGCCGAGCAGGTGGAAAGAGAGCGTCTGGAGCTGTTGCTTCAAGAGCTGCAGAACAAGGTCGAAGAAAACCCGCAATTGCAGAAGTTCAAGGACCAGATCCTGTTCGAGATCACTCCGGACGGCCTGCGTATCCAGATCATCGATTCGGAAAACCGGCCGATGTTCGACTCCGGCAGTGCGCGCCTGAAGCCGTACTTCGAGGACATCCTGCTGGCCATGGCCGACACCATCAAGGCGGTGCCGAACAAGATCAGCATCAGCGGTCACACCGATGCCAAGCCTTACTCGGGCACCGGCGATTTCGGCAACTGGGAGCTTTCGGCCAACCGTGCCAACGCCGCGCGTCGGGCGCTGGTGGCGGGCAGCTATCCGGACGGCCAGGTGGCTCGCGTGGTGGGGTATGCCTCGTCATCGCTGTTCGATCGCAAGGACCCGTTCAACCCGATCAACCGGCGTATCGACATCGTGGTGCTGACCAAAAAGGCCCAGCGCGCGATCGAAGGCGAAGTCGCTCCCGAGGCCCCGGCACCGACCCAGGGCCAGGGCGCCCCGGGCGAAGTGCCGGTCGACCCGAACGCCTTGCCGCCGGAGCAGGAGCCTTTGCCGGCCCATGAGTTGCGCGAGCGATTGAATATCTTCGACGACGCAGCGCCGAAGACCGAAGGCCCGGCTGCACCCGCCGCTACGCCTCCAGCCGCGCAGTAA
- the rsgA gene encoding small ribosomal subunit biogenesis GTPase RsgA has product MAKRQLNRRQNWRIEKIQGERAARAAKRESSAVEALEGGDLGPEQTGLVIAHFGVQVEVEAREGELAGQVFRCHLRANLPALVTGDQVVWRPGNQGIGVIVAQLPRHTELCRPDSRGQLKPVAANVDMIVIVFAPLPEPHANLIDRYLVAAEHAGIRPLLLLNKFDLIDEQNAPALNALLAVYRQLGYPVLEVSAHHGNGMEQLQAQLDGRISVFVGQSGVGKSSLVNSLLPEVETRVGPLSELSGQGTHTTTTARLFHFPGGGELIDSPGIREFGLGHVSRADVEAGFIEFNDLLGTCRFRDCKHDREPGCALLKALEDGRIQQQRMNSYRSIIASLPDSSY; this is encoded by the coding sequence ATGGCCAAACGCCAGCTCAATCGTCGCCAAAACTGGCGCATCGAAAAGATTCAAGGCGAACGCGCCGCCCGCGCCGCCAAACGTGAATCCTCTGCCGTGGAAGCACTGGAAGGCGGCGATCTCGGCCCCGAACAGACCGGCCTGGTGATCGCCCACTTCGGTGTGCAGGTCGAGGTCGAGGCGCGCGAGGGCGAACTGGCCGGCCAGGTGTTCCGCTGCCACTTGCGCGCCAACCTGCCGGCGCTGGTGACCGGCGATCAGGTGGTCTGGCGTCCGGGCAACCAGGGCATCGGGGTGATCGTCGCGCAACTGCCGCGCCACACCGAACTCTGCCGCCCTGACAGCCGCGGCCAGCTCAAGCCGGTCGCCGCCAACGTCGACATGATCGTGATCGTCTTCGCCCCGCTGCCCGAGCCCCATGCCAACCTGATCGACCGTTACCTGGTGGCGGCCGAACATGCCGGCATCCGCCCGCTGCTGTTGCTCAACAAGTTCGACCTGATCGACGAGCAGAATGCCCCCGCCCTGAACGCCTTGCTGGCGGTCTACCGGCAACTGGGCTATCCGGTGCTGGAAGTCTCGGCGCACCACGGCAATGGCATGGAACAGTTGCAAGCACAGCTGGACGGACGGATCAGCGTGTTCGTCGGCCAGTCGGGCGTGGGCAAGTCGTCGCTGGTGAACAGCCTGCTGCCGGAAGTCGAAACCCGCGTCGGGCCTTTGTCGGAGCTGTCCGGCCAGGGCACCCACACCACCACCACCGCGCGCCTGTTCCACTTCCCGGGCGGTGGCGAACTGATCGACTCCCCGGGGATTCGCGAATTCGGCCTGGGCCACGTCAGTCGCGCCGATGTCGAAGCGGGTTTCATCGAGTTCAACGACCTGCTGGGCACCTGCCGTTTCCGCGACTGCAAGCATGACCGCGAACCGGGCTGCGCCCTGCTCAAGGCCCTGGAAGACGGCCGGATCCAGCAGCAGCGGATGAACAGCTATCGCTCGATCATCGCCAGCCTGCCGGACAGCAGCTATTAA
- the orn gene encoding oligoribonuclease — MQNPQNLIWIDLEMTGLNPDTDVIIEMATIVTDSNLNTLAEGPVIAIHQSDEILAGMDEWNTRQHGGSGLTQRVRESRISMAEAEAQTIAFLEQWVPKGKSPICGNSICQDRRFLYRHMKALESYFHYRNLDVSTLKELAARWAPDVRDSFKKGSTHLALDDIRESIAELQHYRKHFIKL; from the coding sequence ATGCAAAACCCGCAGAATCTGATCTGGATCGATCTGGAAATGACCGGTCTGAACCCTGATACCGACGTCATCATCGAGATGGCGACCATCGTCACCGATAGCAATCTCAATACCTTGGCTGAAGGTCCGGTCATCGCCATCCACCAGAGCGATGAAATTCTCGCCGGCATGGATGAGTGGAACACCCGCCAGCATGGCGGTTCGGGGCTGACCCAGCGCGTGCGTGAAAGCCGCATCAGCATGGCTGAAGCGGAAGCGCAGACCATCGCCTTCCTGGAGCAGTGGGTGCCCAAGGGCAAGTCGCCGATCTGTGGCAACAGCATCTGCCAGGATCGCCGCTTCCTGTACCGCCATATGAAGGCGCTGGAAAGCTACTTCCACTATCGTAACCTTGATGTTTCCACCCTCAAGGAACTGGCCGCCCGCTGGGCGCCGGACGTGCGCGACAGCTTCAAGAAAGGCAGCACCCACCTGGCCCTGGACGACATCCGCGAGTCGATCGCCGAGCTGCAGCATTACCGCAAGCACTTCATCAAGCTTTGA
- a CDS encoding trimeric intracellular cation channel family protein, with protein sequence MMLLMLYLIAITAEAMTGALSAGRRGMDWFGVVLIACVTALGGGSVRDVLLGHYPLTWVKHPEYLVLTSVAALVTIFIAPLMRHLRSLFLVLDAVGLVAFTLIGCMTALEMGHGMVVASVSGVITGVFGGILRDIFCNDIPLIFRRELYASVSFAAAWCYMLCIYLQLPGEQSILITLFGGFLLRLLAIRFHWEMPKFVYNDEQ encoded by the coding sequence ATCATGCTGCTGATGCTTTACCTGATTGCCATTACCGCCGAAGCCATGACTGGCGCCTTGTCTGCCGGTCGTCGCGGCATGGACTGGTTCGGGGTGGTGTTGATCGCCTGCGTCACGGCCCTGGGTGGCGGTTCGGTGCGTGACGTGCTGCTGGGGCATTACCCGCTGACCTGGGTCAAGCACCCGGAGTACCTGGTGTTGACCTCGGTCGCGGCCCTGGTGACGATCTTCATCGCGCCCTTGATGCGCCACTTGCGTTCGCTGTTCCTGGTGCTCGACGCCGTGGGGCTGGTGGCGTTCACCCTGATCGGTTGCATGACCGCCCTGGAAATGGGCCACGGCATGGTGGTGGCTTCGGTCAGCGGGGTGATTACCGGGGTGTTCGGCGGCATCCTGCGGGACATTTTCTGCAACGATATTCCGCTGATCTTCCGGCGTGAGTTGTATGCCAGCGTCTCGTTCGCCGCGGCCTGGTGCTACATGCTCTGCATCTATCTGCAATTGCCCGGCGAGCAGTCGATCCTCATCACCCTGTTCGGCGGCTTCCTACTGCGCCTGCTGGCGATCCGTTTTCACTGGGAAATGCCCAAGTTCGTCTACAACGACGAGCAATGA